Proteins from a genomic interval of Heteronotia binoei isolate CCM8104 ecotype False Entrance Well chromosome 5, APGP_CSIRO_Hbin_v1, whole genome shotgun sequence:
- the CLIC1 gene encoding chloride intracellular channel protein 1, with the protein MAEEQPQVELFVKAGSDGAKIGNCPFSQRLFMVLWLKGVTFNVTTVDTKRRTETVQKLCPGGQLPFLMYGSEVHTDTNKIEEFLEEVLCPPKYPKLAARNPESNTAGLDVFAKFSAYIKNSNPALNCNLEKGLLKALKVLDNYLMTPLPEEVDENSAEDEGQSDRKFLDGDELTLADCNLLPKLHIVKVVCKKYRGFAIPEEFRGIHRYLKNAYAREEFASTCPDNEEIEIAYELVAKALK; encoded by the exons gcTGGGAGTGATGGAGCCAAAATTGGGAACTGCCCCTTCTCTCAGAGACTCTTCATGGTCCTTTGGCTCAAGGGAGTGACCTTTAACGTCACCACAGTGGACACCAAAAG GAGGACTGAGACAGTGCAGAAGCTCTGCCCAGGAGGTCAGCTGCCATTCTTGATGTATGGGAGTGAGGTCCATACGGACACCAACAAGATTGAAGAGTTTCTGGAAGAGGTTCTGTGCCCTCCCAA GTACCCCAAACTGGCTGCTCGCAACCCCGAATCCAACACAGCTGGGCTTGATGTCTTTGCCAAGTTTTCTGCCTACATCAAGAACTCAAATCCAGCACTCAACTGCA ACCTCGAGAAAGGTTTGCTGAAGGCGCTGAAGGTGCTGGACAACTATTTGATGACACcactccctgaggaggtggatGAGAACAGCGCTGAGGATGAGGGCCAGTCAGACCGCAAATTCCTCGATGGGGATGAACTCACACTGGCGGATTGCAACCTGCTGCCCAAGCTTCACATTGTCAAG GTGGTGTGTAAGAAATACCGTGGCTTTGCCATCCCCGAAGAATTCCGCGGCATCCACCGTTATCTCAAGAACGCTTACGCCCGCGAGGAATTTGCCAGCACCTGCCCGGACAATGAAGAGATCGAAATAGCTTATGAGCTAGTTGCCAAAGCTTTGAAATAA